A genomic window from Salvia hispanica cultivar TCC Black 2014 chromosome 5, UniMelb_Shisp_WGS_1.0, whole genome shotgun sequence includes:
- the LOC125188621 gene encoding UDP-glucose 6-dehydrogenase 1 — MVKICCIGAGYVGGPTMAVIALKCPDIEVAVVDISVPRITAWNSETLPIYEPGLDEVVKQCRGKNLFFSTDVEKHVFEADIVFVSVNTPTKTRGLGAGKAADLTYWESAARMIADVSKSDKIVVEKSTVPVKTAEAIEKILTHNSKGINYQILSNPEFLAEGTAIKDLFNPDRVLIGGRETPEGNKAVQALKDVYAHWVPEDRILTTNLWSAELSKLAANAFLAQRISSVNAMSALCEATGADVSQVAYAVGTDSRIGPKFLNASVGFGGSCFQKDILNLVYICECNGLPEVAEYWKQVIKINDYQKNRFVNRLVSSMFNTVANKKIAILGFAFKKDTGDTRETPAIDVCKGLLGDKAQLSIYDPQVTDEQIQRDLSMNKFDWDHPLHLQPMSPTTVKKVHTVWDAYEATKDAHAVCILTEWDEFKKLDFKRIYDNMQKPAFVFDGRNVVDVEKLREIGFIVYSIGKPLDAWLKDMPAVA, encoded by the coding sequence ATGGTGAAGATCTGCTGTATTGGAGCTGGATATGTGGGAGGCCCTACAATGGCCGTGATAGCACTCAAGTGCCCTGATATTGAGGTGGCTGTTGTTGATATTTCTGTCCCTCGCATCACTGCCTGGAATAGCGAAACACTTCCTATATATGAGCCAGGACTTGATGAGGTAGTGAAGCAGTGCCGGGGCAAGAACCTATTCTTCAGCACAGATGTGGAGAAACATGTGTTTGAGGCTGACATAGTATTTGTGTCAGTCAACACTCCCACTAAGACTCGGGGTCTTGGAGCTGGCAAGGCTGCAGATTTGACATATTGGGAAAGTGCAGCACGTATGATTGCTGATGTATCTAAATCTGACAAAATCGTGGTTGAGAAGTCTACGGTTCCGGTCAAAACTGCTGAGGCCATCGAAAAAATCTTGACACATAACAGCAAGGGAATTAATTATCAGATCCTTTCTAACCCAGAATTCCTTGCTGAGGGGACTGCAATTAAAGATCTTTTCAACCCAGACAGGGTTCTCATTGGAGGCAGGGAAACACCAGAAGGGAACAAGGCAGTTCAAGCACTTAAGGATGTTTATGCACATTGGGTTCCTGAAGATCGCATCCTCACCACTAACTTATGGTCAGCAGAACTGTCAAAGCTTGCCGCAAATGCATTCTTGGCCCAACGTATTTCATCAGTGAATGCAATGTCAGCTCTATGTGAAGCCACCGGAGCAGATGTTTCACAAGTGGCATATGCTGTTGGAACAGACTCCAGAATTGGCCCGAAGTTCCTCAATGCCAGTGTTGGTTTTGGTGGTTCCTGCTTCCAGAAGGACATTCTGAACTTGGTTTATATTTGTGAGTGCAATGGTCTCCCTGAGGTTGCAGAATACTGGAAGCAAGTAATCAAGATCAACGATTACCAGAAGAACCGATTTGTCAACCGACTTGTCTCATCCATGTTCAACACAGTTGCCAACAAGAAAATTGCCATCTTGGGTTTCGCTTTCAAGAAGGACACTGGTGATACTAGAGAGACTCCTGCTATTGACGTCTGCAAAGGACTCCTGGGGGACAAGGCCCAACTCAGCATCTATGATCCTCAGGTCACCGATGAGCAGATCCAGAGGGACCTCTCAATGAACAAGTTCGACTGGGACCACCCCCTTCACCTTCAGCCAATGAGCCCGACCACAGTGAAGAAAGTTCACACCGTCTGGGATGCCTATGAGGCTACCAAGGATGCACATGCCGTCTGCATCCTGACTGAATGGGATGAGTTCAAGAAGCTTGACTTCAAGAGGATATACGACAACATGCAGAAACCCGCATTTGTTTTCGACGGAAGGAACGTTGTCGATGTCGAAAAGCTCAGGGAGATTGGTTTCATTGTTTACTCAATCGGCAAGCCACTGGATGCATGGCTGAAGGACATGCCTGCTGTTGCCTAA